The Osmerus eperlanus chromosome 12, fOsmEpe2.1, whole genome shotgun sequence genome has a segment encoding these proteins:
- the bccip gene encoding protein BCCIP homolog has translation MASSAKRRAVGLGENPEECEDNSSDEGLEDDDESGEEDSEASDEEINEEVIVDFEAHTISDNDFNGVKKLLQQLFLKAHVNTSEMTDILIQQNHVGSVIRQAEVPEDSDNEGDLDEVFGFISMLNLTERKGVQCVEDVKELVLAQCEKSCPHSMTEQLEKVLKDTSKTVGLLLSERFINVPPQIALPLHKQLQEEMAEAQRTNKPSGRCHFCLMISKTCKEANKTIPARGQAPKEELMFANAEEEFFYEQATIKFNYSVQEETDSCLTGRWSFNDVPMKPYRTVMLIPADRMPAIMEKLKEYLTL, from the exons ATGGCTTCTTCGGCTAAAAGACGAGCAGTAGGATTGGGTGAAAATCCAGAGGAATGTGAGGATAACAGCTCGGACGAGGGCTTGGAAGACGACGATGaatcaggagaggaggacagtgaAGCCTCAGACGAGGAGATCAATGAA GAGGTAATCGTGGACTTCGAGGCGCATACCATCTCAGATAATGATTTCAATGGTGTTAAAAAGCTATTGCAACAG CTGTTTCTGAAGGCTCATGTTAACACGTCAGAGATGACGGACATCCTTATCCAACAGAACCACGTCGGAAGCGTCATTAGG CAAGCAGAGGTACCAGAAGACAGTGACAACGAGGGGGATCTTGATGAAGTTTTCGGATTCATCAGTATGCTTAATCTCACAGAGAGAAAG GGGGTCCAGTGTGTTGAGGATGTGAAGGAGCTGGTTCTGGCCCAATGTGAGAAGAGCTGCCCACACAGCATGACGGAGCAGCTGGAGAAGGTGCTCAAAGACACCAGTAAGACTGTGGGTCTGCTGCTGAGCGAACGCTTCATCAATGTCCCCCCACAGATTGCATTACCCCTGCACAAACAGCTCCA GGAGGAGATGGCAGAGGCCCAGAGGACCAATAAGCCCAGTGGGAGGTGTCACTTCTGTCTGATGATCAGCAAGACCTGCAAGGAGGCAAACAAAACCATCCCAGCCCGAGGCCAAGCCCCAAAAGAGGAACTGATGTTTGCCAATGCAGAGGAGGAGTTCTTCTATGAG CAAGCCACCATTAAGTTCAACTACTCTGTCCAGGAGGAGACTGACTCTTGCCTCACTGGGAGGTGGTCCTTCAACGACGTCCCCATGAAGCCCTATCGTACCGTGATGCTGATTCCAGCCGACAGGATGCCTGCAATCATGGAAAAGCTCAAAGAGTACCTCACTTTGTGA